One genomic region from Bubalus bubalis isolate 160015118507 breed Murrah chromosome 24, NDDB_SH_1, whole genome shotgun sequence encodes:
- the NLRC3 gene encoding NLR family CARD domain-containing protein 3 isoform X2 gives MRKQELRPGGETGQGHTASSPAEQVKALVDLLAGKGGQGSQAPQPPNRTPECPLKPRGNDLRIQKHREALLNRTGGGPELGSPSPRLTSLLMVEGLTDLQLREHDFTQVEATRGRWCSAKTIALDRLFLPLSRVSIPPRISITIGVAGVGKTTLVRNFVHLWARGQVGKDFSLVLPLTFRDLNTHEKLSADRLLRSVFPHAGEAGLASVALSKALLVLDGLDECKTPLDFSNTVACMDPKKEIQVDHLITNIIRGNLFPEVSVWITSRPGAAGQIPGGLVDRMTEIRGFSEEEIKTCLEQMFPEDPVLTGWVLSQVQADRTLYLMCTVPAFCRLAGAALGHLHRKRPGPPDAELWPPRTLCELYSWYFRIALGGEGQEKAKASPRIEQLAHGCRKLVGTLGRLAFHGLVRKKYVFYEPDLKVLGVDLALLQTALCGRFLQREETLASAAAYCFTHLSLQEFVAAAYYCSASKRAIFDLFTEGGMSWPRLGFLTHFRSAAQRAMQAEDGRLDVFLRFLSGLLSPRVNALLAGSLLTQGEHQGYRAQVAELLQGCLRPDVAVCARAINVLHCLRELQHTELARSVEEAVASGGLARLTSPPHRAALAYLLQVSDVCAWEAPLPLCLSPGVLQSLLPQLLYCRSLRLDTNQFQDPVMELLGSVLSGKDCRIQRISLAENQISNKGAKALARSLLVNRSLTTLDLRSNSIGPQGAKALADALKINRTLASLSLQSNRIRDDGARSMAEALAANRTLSVLQFSSNSIGDGGAKALAEALMVNQGLKSLDLQSNSISDPGVAALMGALCANQTLLSLNLRENSISPEGAQDLARALRTNSTLKSLDLTANLLHDQGAQAVAEAVRENRTLTSLHLQWNFIQAGAAKALGQALQLNTSLTSLDLQENAIGDEGASAVASALKVNTVLTALYLQVASIGAPGAQALGEALAVNRTLEILDLRGNTIKVAGAKALANALKVNSSLRRLNLQENSLGMEGAICVATALSGNHGLQHINLQGNHIGESGARMISEAIKTNAPLCTVEM, from the exons ATGAGAAAGCAGGAATTGCGCCCGGGTGGGGAGACTGGCCAGGGCCACACTGCCAGCTCCCCAGCCGAGCAGGTGAAAGCCCTGGTGGACCTGCTGGCCGGGAAAGGCGGTCAGGGTTCCCAGGCCCCGCAGCCCCCCAACAGGACGCCAGAATGCCCGCTGAAGCCCCGTGGCAATG ACTTGAGGATACAGAAGCACCGGGAGGCCCTGCTGAACAGGACTGGGGGCGGCCCCGAGCTGGGCAGCCCCTCCCCAAGGCTGACCAGCCTCCTGATGGTGGAGGGCCTGACGGACCTGCAGCTGAGGGAGCACGACTTCACGCAGGTGGAGGCCACGCGCGGGCGCTGGTGCTCAGCCAAGACCATAGCCCTGGACAGGCTCTTCCTGCCCCTGTCGCGTGTGTCCATCCCCCCCCGCATCTCCATCACCATCGGGGTGGCCGGAGTGGGCAAGACCACCCTGGTGAGGAACTTTGTTCACCTCTGGGCCCGAGGGCAGGTGGGCAAGGACTTCTCGCTGGTACTGCCCCTGACCTTCCGGGATCTCAACACCCATGAGAAGCTGTCTGCAGACAGACTCCTCCGCTCCGTCTTCCCGCACGCTGGGGAGGCAGGCCTGGCGTCAGTGGCGCTGAGCAAAGCCCTCCTGGTCCTGGATGGCCTGGACGAGTGTAAGACGCCCCTGGACTTCTCCAATACTGTGGCCTGCATGGACCCCAAGAAGGAGATCCAGGTGGACCACCTGATCACCAACATTATCCGGGGCAACCTCTTCCCGGAAGTGTCTGTCTGGATCACCTCCCGTCCCGGCGCTGCTGGCCAGATTCCGGGGGGCCTGGTGGACCGGATGACCGAGATCCGGGGCTTCAGCGAGGAGGAGATCAAGACCTGTCTGGAGCAGATGTTTCCCGAGGACCCTGTCCTCACAGGCTGGGTCCTGAGCCAGGTGCAGGCTGACCGGACCCTGTATCTCATGTGCACCGTCCCGGCCTTCTGCCGGCTGGCGGGGGCAGCGCTGGGCCACCTGCACCGCAAGAGGCCAGGGCCCCCGGACGCCGAGCTGTGGCCCCCGAGGACCCTGTGTGAGCTCTACTCGTGGTACTTCAGGATAGCCCTTGGTGGAGAGGGGCAGGAGAAGGCCAAGGCGAGCCCCCGCATCGAGCAGCTGGCCCACGGCTGCCGCAAGCTGGTGGGCACGCTGGGCCGGCTGGCCTTCCACGGGCTGGTCAGGAAGAAGTACGTGTTCTACGAGCCCGACCTGAAGGTGCTGGGCGTGGACCTCGCGCTGCTACAGACGGCCCTGTGCGGCCGCTTCCTGCAGCGGGAGGAGACGCTGGCCTCCGCGGCCGCCTACTGCTTCACCCACCTGTCCCTGCAGGAGTTCGTGGCGGCCGCGTACTACTGCAGCGCCTCCAAGAGGGCCATCTTCGACCTTTTCACCGAGGGCGGCATGTCCTGGCCCCGGCTGGGCTTCCTCACACACTTCCGGAGTGCGGCCCAGCGGGCCATGCAGGCTGAGGACGGGCGGCTCGACGTCTTCCTGCGATTCCTCTCAGGCCTCTTGTCCCCAAGGGTCAACGCGCTGCTGGCCGGCTCCCTGCTGACCCAGGGCGAGCACCAGGGCTACCGGGCCCAGGTGGCCGAGCTCCTGCAGGGCTGTCTGCGCCCCGACGTGGCGGTCTGCGCCCGGGCCATCAACGTTCTGCACTGCCTACGCGAGCTGCAGCACACCGAACTGGCCCGCAGCGTGGAGGAGGCCGTGGCCAGCGGGGGCCTGGCCAGGCTGACCAGCCCCCCGCACCGTGCCGCCCTGGCCTACCTCCTGCAGGTGTCCGACGTCTGCGCCTGGGAGGCACCCCTGCCCCTGTGCCTCAGCCCGGGCGTCCTCCAGAGCCTGCTGCCCCAGCTGCTCTACTGCCGGAGCTTGAG GCTGGACACCAACCAGTTCCAGGACCCCGTGATGGAGCTGCTGGGCAGCGTGCTGAGTGGGAAAGACTGTCGCATTCAGAGGATCAG CTTGGCTGAGAATCAGATCAGTAACAAAGGGGCCAAAGCTCTGGCCAGATCCCTCCTTGTCAACAGAAGCCTGACCACTCTGGA tCTCCGCAGTAACTCCATCGGACCTCAGGGGGCCAAGGCGCTGGCAGATGCTCTGAAGATTAACCGCACCCTGGCCTCTCTGAG CCTCCAGAGCAACAGGATCAGGGACGACGGTGCCAGGTCCATGGCTGAGGCCTTGGCCGCCAACCGGACCCTCTCCGTGCTGCA GTTCTCCAGTAACAGCATTGGCGATGGAGGCGCCAAGGCCCTAGCGGAGGCCCTGATGGTGAACCAGGGCCTGAAGAGCCTGGA CCTGCAAAGCAACTCCATCAGTGACCCGGGAGTGGCAGCGCTGATGGGGGCCCTCTGCGCCAATCAGACGCTCCTCAGCCTCAA CCTTCGAGAAAATTCCATCAGCCCGGAGGGAGCCCAGGATCTGGCACGTGCTCTCCGCACCAACAGCACCCTGAAGAGCCTGGA CCTGACAGCCAACCTCCTCCACGACCAGGGCGCCCAGGCCGTCGCAGAGGCAGTGAGGGAAAACCGCACCCTCACGTCCCTTCA CCTGCAGTGGAACTTCATCCAGGCCGGCGCTGCCAAGGCCCTGGGACAAGCACTACAGCTCAACACGAGCCTGACCAGCCTCGA TTTACAGGAGAACGCCATCGGGGACGAAGGTGCCTCTGCGGTGGCCAGCGCGCTGAAGGTGAACACAGTCCTCACTGCTCTCTA TCTCCAGGTGGCCTCCATTGGTGCTCCGGGGGCCCAGGCACTCGGGGAGGCCCTGGCTGTGAACAGAACCTTGGAGATTCTAGA CTTAAGAGGAAACACCATCAAGGTGGCCGGAGCCAAAGCCCTGGCGAATGCTCTCAAGGTCAATTCCAGTCTCCGGAGACTCAA TCTTCAAGAGAATTCCTTGGGAATGGAGGGGGCGATATGCGTTGCCACTGCACTGTCTGGAAACCACGGGCTCCAGCACATCAA TCTCCAGGGAAACCACATTGGAGAGTCTGGTGCCAGGATGATCTCAGAGGCTATCAAGACAAATGCTCCCTTGTGCACTGTGGAAATGTGA
- the NLRC3 gene encoding NLR family CARD domain-containing protein 3 isoform X3 — protein MRKQELRPGGETGQGHTASSPAEQVKALVDLLAGKGGQGSQAPQPPNRTPECPLKPRGNDLRIQKHREALLNRTGGGPELGSPSPRLTSLLMVEGLTDLQLREHDFTQVEATRGRWCSAKTIALDRLFLPLSRVSIPPRISITIGVAGVGKTTLVRNFVHLWARGQVGKDFSLVLPLTFRDLNTHEKLSADRLLRSVFPHAGEAGLASVALSKALLVLDGLDECKTPLDFSNTVACMDPKKEIQVDHLITNIIRGNLFPEVSVWITSRPGAAGQIPGGLVDRMTEIRGFSEEEIKTCLEQMFPEDPVLTGWVLSQVQADRTLYLMCTVPAFCRLAGAALGHLHRKRPGPPDAELWPPRTLCELYSWYFRIALGGEGQEKAKASPRIEQLAHGCRKLVGTLGRLAFHGLVRKKYVFYEPDLKVLGVDLALLQTALCGRFLQREETLASAAAYCFTHLSLQEFVAAAYYCSASKRAIFDLFTEGGMSWPRLGFLTHFRSAAQRAMQAEDGRLDVFLRFLSGLLSPRVNALLAGSLLTQGEHQGYRAQVAELLQGCLRPDVAVCARAINVLHCLRELQHTELARSVEEAVASGGLARLTSPPHRAALAYLLQVSDVCAWEAPLPLCLSPGVLQSLLPQLLYCRSLRLDTNQFQDPVMELLGSVLSGKDCRIQRISLAENQISNKGAKALARSLLVNRSLTTLDLRSNSIGPQGAKALADALKINRTLASLSLQSNRIRDDGARSMAEALAANRTLSVLHLQKNSIGPVGTQQMADALKQNRSLKELMFSSNSIGDGGAKALAEALMVNQGLKSLDLTANLLHDQGAQAVAEAVRENRTLTSLHLQWNFIQAGAAKALGQALQLNTSLTSLDLQENAIGDEGASAVASALKVNTVLTALYLQVASIGAPGAQALGEALAVNRTLEILDLRGNTIKVAGAKALANALKVNSSLRRLNLQENSLGMEGAICVATALSGNHGLQHINLQGNHIGESGARMISEAIKTNAPLCTVEM, from the exons ATGAGAAAGCAGGAATTGCGCCCGGGTGGGGAGACTGGCCAGGGCCACACTGCCAGCTCCCCAGCCGAGCAGGTGAAAGCCCTGGTGGACCTGCTGGCCGGGAAAGGCGGTCAGGGTTCCCAGGCCCCGCAGCCCCCCAACAGGACGCCAGAATGCCCGCTGAAGCCCCGTGGCAATG ACTTGAGGATACAGAAGCACCGGGAGGCCCTGCTGAACAGGACTGGGGGCGGCCCCGAGCTGGGCAGCCCCTCCCCAAGGCTGACCAGCCTCCTGATGGTGGAGGGCCTGACGGACCTGCAGCTGAGGGAGCACGACTTCACGCAGGTGGAGGCCACGCGCGGGCGCTGGTGCTCAGCCAAGACCATAGCCCTGGACAGGCTCTTCCTGCCCCTGTCGCGTGTGTCCATCCCCCCCCGCATCTCCATCACCATCGGGGTGGCCGGAGTGGGCAAGACCACCCTGGTGAGGAACTTTGTTCACCTCTGGGCCCGAGGGCAGGTGGGCAAGGACTTCTCGCTGGTACTGCCCCTGACCTTCCGGGATCTCAACACCCATGAGAAGCTGTCTGCAGACAGACTCCTCCGCTCCGTCTTCCCGCACGCTGGGGAGGCAGGCCTGGCGTCAGTGGCGCTGAGCAAAGCCCTCCTGGTCCTGGATGGCCTGGACGAGTGTAAGACGCCCCTGGACTTCTCCAATACTGTGGCCTGCATGGACCCCAAGAAGGAGATCCAGGTGGACCACCTGATCACCAACATTATCCGGGGCAACCTCTTCCCGGAAGTGTCTGTCTGGATCACCTCCCGTCCCGGCGCTGCTGGCCAGATTCCGGGGGGCCTGGTGGACCGGATGACCGAGATCCGGGGCTTCAGCGAGGAGGAGATCAAGACCTGTCTGGAGCAGATGTTTCCCGAGGACCCTGTCCTCACAGGCTGGGTCCTGAGCCAGGTGCAGGCTGACCGGACCCTGTATCTCATGTGCACCGTCCCGGCCTTCTGCCGGCTGGCGGGGGCAGCGCTGGGCCACCTGCACCGCAAGAGGCCAGGGCCCCCGGACGCCGAGCTGTGGCCCCCGAGGACCCTGTGTGAGCTCTACTCGTGGTACTTCAGGATAGCCCTTGGTGGAGAGGGGCAGGAGAAGGCCAAGGCGAGCCCCCGCATCGAGCAGCTGGCCCACGGCTGCCGCAAGCTGGTGGGCACGCTGGGCCGGCTGGCCTTCCACGGGCTGGTCAGGAAGAAGTACGTGTTCTACGAGCCCGACCTGAAGGTGCTGGGCGTGGACCTCGCGCTGCTACAGACGGCCCTGTGCGGCCGCTTCCTGCAGCGGGAGGAGACGCTGGCCTCCGCGGCCGCCTACTGCTTCACCCACCTGTCCCTGCAGGAGTTCGTGGCGGCCGCGTACTACTGCAGCGCCTCCAAGAGGGCCATCTTCGACCTTTTCACCGAGGGCGGCATGTCCTGGCCCCGGCTGGGCTTCCTCACACACTTCCGGAGTGCGGCCCAGCGGGCCATGCAGGCTGAGGACGGGCGGCTCGACGTCTTCCTGCGATTCCTCTCAGGCCTCTTGTCCCCAAGGGTCAACGCGCTGCTGGCCGGCTCCCTGCTGACCCAGGGCGAGCACCAGGGCTACCGGGCCCAGGTGGCCGAGCTCCTGCAGGGCTGTCTGCGCCCCGACGTGGCGGTCTGCGCCCGGGCCATCAACGTTCTGCACTGCCTACGCGAGCTGCAGCACACCGAACTGGCCCGCAGCGTGGAGGAGGCCGTGGCCAGCGGGGGCCTGGCCAGGCTGACCAGCCCCCCGCACCGTGCCGCCCTGGCCTACCTCCTGCAGGTGTCCGACGTCTGCGCCTGGGAGGCACCCCTGCCCCTGTGCCTCAGCCCGGGCGTCCTCCAGAGCCTGCTGCCCCAGCTGCTCTACTGCCGGAGCTTGAG GCTGGACACCAACCAGTTCCAGGACCCCGTGATGGAGCTGCTGGGCAGCGTGCTGAGTGGGAAAGACTGTCGCATTCAGAGGATCAG CTTGGCTGAGAATCAGATCAGTAACAAAGGGGCCAAAGCTCTGGCCAGATCCCTCCTTGTCAACAGAAGCCTGACCACTCTGGA tCTCCGCAGTAACTCCATCGGACCTCAGGGGGCCAAGGCGCTGGCAGATGCTCTGAAGATTAACCGCACCCTGGCCTCTCTGAG CCTCCAGAGCAACAGGATCAGGGACGACGGTGCCAGGTCCATGGCTGAGGCCTTGGCCGCCAACCGGACCCTCTCCGTGCTGCA CCTGCAGAAGAACTCCATCGGGCCAGTGGGAACCCAGCAGATGGCAGATGCCCTGAAGCAAAACAGGAGTCTGAAGGAGCTCAT GTTCTCCAGTAACAGCATTGGCGATGGAGGCGCCAAGGCCCTAGCGGAGGCCCTGATGGTGAACCAGGGCCTGAAGAGCCTGGA CCTGACAGCCAACCTCCTCCACGACCAGGGCGCCCAGGCCGTCGCAGAGGCAGTGAGGGAAAACCGCACCCTCACGTCCCTTCA CCTGCAGTGGAACTTCATCCAGGCCGGCGCTGCCAAGGCCCTGGGACAAGCACTACAGCTCAACACGAGCCTGACCAGCCTCGA TTTACAGGAGAACGCCATCGGGGACGAAGGTGCCTCTGCGGTGGCCAGCGCGCTGAAGGTGAACACAGTCCTCACTGCTCTCTA TCTCCAGGTGGCCTCCATTGGTGCTCCGGGGGCCCAGGCACTCGGGGAGGCCCTGGCTGTGAACAGAACCTTGGAGATTCTAGA CTTAAGAGGAAACACCATCAAGGTGGCCGGAGCCAAAGCCCTGGCGAATGCTCTCAAGGTCAATTCCAGTCTCCGGAGACTCAA TCTTCAAGAGAATTCCTTGGGAATGGAGGGGGCGATATGCGTTGCCACTGCACTGTCTGGAAACCACGGGCTCCAGCACATCAA TCTCCAGGGAAACCACATTGGAGAGTCTGGTGCCAGGATGATCTCAGAGGCTATCAAGACAAATGCTCCCTTGTGCACTGTGGAAATGTGA
- the NLRC3 gene encoding NLR family CARD domain-containing protein 3 isoform X1, producing MRKQELRPGGETGQGHTASSPAEQVKALVDLLAGKGGQGSQAPQPPNRTPECPLKPRGNDLRIQKHREALLNRTGGGPELGSPSPRLTSLLMVEGLTDLQLREHDFTQVEATRGRWCSAKTIALDRLFLPLSRVSIPPRISITIGVAGVGKTTLVRNFVHLWARGQVGKDFSLVLPLTFRDLNTHEKLSADRLLRSVFPHAGEAGLASVALSKALLVLDGLDECKTPLDFSNTVACMDPKKEIQVDHLITNIIRGNLFPEVSVWITSRPGAAGQIPGGLVDRMTEIRGFSEEEIKTCLEQMFPEDPVLTGWVLSQVQADRTLYLMCTVPAFCRLAGAALGHLHRKRPGPPDAELWPPRTLCELYSWYFRIALGGEGQEKAKASPRIEQLAHGCRKLVGTLGRLAFHGLVRKKYVFYEPDLKVLGVDLALLQTALCGRFLQREETLASAAAYCFTHLSLQEFVAAAYYCSASKRAIFDLFTEGGMSWPRLGFLTHFRSAAQRAMQAEDGRLDVFLRFLSGLLSPRVNALLAGSLLTQGEHQGYRAQVAELLQGCLRPDVAVCARAINVLHCLRELQHTELARSVEEAVASGGLARLTSPPHRAALAYLLQVSDVCAWEAPLPLCLSPGVLQSLLPQLLYCRSLRLDTNQFQDPVMELLGSVLSGKDCRIQRISLAENQISNKGAKALARSLLVNRSLTTLDLRSNSIGPQGAKALADALKINRTLASLSLQSNRIRDDGARSMAEALAANRTLSVLHLQKNSIGPVGTQQMADALKQNRSLKELMFSSNSIGDGGAKALAEALMVNQGLKSLDLQSNSISDPGVAALMGALCANQTLLSLNLRENSISPEGAQDLARALRTNSTLKSLDLTANLLHDQGAQAVAEAVRENRTLTSLHLQWNFIQAGAAKALGQALQLNTSLTSLDLQENAIGDEGASAVASALKVNTVLTALYLQVASIGAPGAQALGEALAVNRTLEILDLRGNTIKVAGAKALANALKVNSSLRRLNLQENSLGMEGAICVATALSGNHGLQHINLQGNHIGESGARMISEAIKTNAPLCTVEM from the exons ATGAGAAAGCAGGAATTGCGCCCGGGTGGGGAGACTGGCCAGGGCCACACTGCCAGCTCCCCAGCCGAGCAGGTGAAAGCCCTGGTGGACCTGCTGGCCGGGAAAGGCGGTCAGGGTTCCCAGGCCCCGCAGCCCCCCAACAGGACGCCAGAATGCCCGCTGAAGCCCCGTGGCAATG ACTTGAGGATACAGAAGCACCGGGAGGCCCTGCTGAACAGGACTGGGGGCGGCCCCGAGCTGGGCAGCCCCTCCCCAAGGCTGACCAGCCTCCTGATGGTGGAGGGCCTGACGGACCTGCAGCTGAGGGAGCACGACTTCACGCAGGTGGAGGCCACGCGCGGGCGCTGGTGCTCAGCCAAGACCATAGCCCTGGACAGGCTCTTCCTGCCCCTGTCGCGTGTGTCCATCCCCCCCCGCATCTCCATCACCATCGGGGTGGCCGGAGTGGGCAAGACCACCCTGGTGAGGAACTTTGTTCACCTCTGGGCCCGAGGGCAGGTGGGCAAGGACTTCTCGCTGGTACTGCCCCTGACCTTCCGGGATCTCAACACCCATGAGAAGCTGTCTGCAGACAGACTCCTCCGCTCCGTCTTCCCGCACGCTGGGGAGGCAGGCCTGGCGTCAGTGGCGCTGAGCAAAGCCCTCCTGGTCCTGGATGGCCTGGACGAGTGTAAGACGCCCCTGGACTTCTCCAATACTGTGGCCTGCATGGACCCCAAGAAGGAGATCCAGGTGGACCACCTGATCACCAACATTATCCGGGGCAACCTCTTCCCGGAAGTGTCTGTCTGGATCACCTCCCGTCCCGGCGCTGCTGGCCAGATTCCGGGGGGCCTGGTGGACCGGATGACCGAGATCCGGGGCTTCAGCGAGGAGGAGATCAAGACCTGTCTGGAGCAGATGTTTCCCGAGGACCCTGTCCTCACAGGCTGGGTCCTGAGCCAGGTGCAGGCTGACCGGACCCTGTATCTCATGTGCACCGTCCCGGCCTTCTGCCGGCTGGCGGGGGCAGCGCTGGGCCACCTGCACCGCAAGAGGCCAGGGCCCCCGGACGCCGAGCTGTGGCCCCCGAGGACCCTGTGTGAGCTCTACTCGTGGTACTTCAGGATAGCCCTTGGTGGAGAGGGGCAGGAGAAGGCCAAGGCGAGCCCCCGCATCGAGCAGCTGGCCCACGGCTGCCGCAAGCTGGTGGGCACGCTGGGCCGGCTGGCCTTCCACGGGCTGGTCAGGAAGAAGTACGTGTTCTACGAGCCCGACCTGAAGGTGCTGGGCGTGGACCTCGCGCTGCTACAGACGGCCCTGTGCGGCCGCTTCCTGCAGCGGGAGGAGACGCTGGCCTCCGCGGCCGCCTACTGCTTCACCCACCTGTCCCTGCAGGAGTTCGTGGCGGCCGCGTACTACTGCAGCGCCTCCAAGAGGGCCATCTTCGACCTTTTCACCGAGGGCGGCATGTCCTGGCCCCGGCTGGGCTTCCTCACACACTTCCGGAGTGCGGCCCAGCGGGCCATGCAGGCTGAGGACGGGCGGCTCGACGTCTTCCTGCGATTCCTCTCAGGCCTCTTGTCCCCAAGGGTCAACGCGCTGCTGGCCGGCTCCCTGCTGACCCAGGGCGAGCACCAGGGCTACCGGGCCCAGGTGGCCGAGCTCCTGCAGGGCTGTCTGCGCCCCGACGTGGCGGTCTGCGCCCGGGCCATCAACGTTCTGCACTGCCTACGCGAGCTGCAGCACACCGAACTGGCCCGCAGCGTGGAGGAGGCCGTGGCCAGCGGGGGCCTGGCCAGGCTGACCAGCCCCCCGCACCGTGCCGCCCTGGCCTACCTCCTGCAGGTGTCCGACGTCTGCGCCTGGGAGGCACCCCTGCCCCTGTGCCTCAGCCCGGGCGTCCTCCAGAGCCTGCTGCCCCAGCTGCTCTACTGCCGGAGCTTGAG GCTGGACACCAACCAGTTCCAGGACCCCGTGATGGAGCTGCTGGGCAGCGTGCTGAGTGGGAAAGACTGTCGCATTCAGAGGATCAG CTTGGCTGAGAATCAGATCAGTAACAAAGGGGCCAAAGCTCTGGCCAGATCCCTCCTTGTCAACAGAAGCCTGACCACTCTGGA tCTCCGCAGTAACTCCATCGGACCTCAGGGGGCCAAGGCGCTGGCAGATGCTCTGAAGATTAACCGCACCCTGGCCTCTCTGAG CCTCCAGAGCAACAGGATCAGGGACGACGGTGCCAGGTCCATGGCTGAGGCCTTGGCCGCCAACCGGACCCTCTCCGTGCTGCA CCTGCAGAAGAACTCCATCGGGCCAGTGGGAACCCAGCAGATGGCAGATGCCCTGAAGCAAAACAGGAGTCTGAAGGAGCTCAT GTTCTCCAGTAACAGCATTGGCGATGGAGGCGCCAAGGCCCTAGCGGAGGCCCTGATGGTGAACCAGGGCCTGAAGAGCCTGGA CCTGCAAAGCAACTCCATCAGTGACCCGGGAGTGGCAGCGCTGATGGGGGCCCTCTGCGCCAATCAGACGCTCCTCAGCCTCAA CCTTCGAGAAAATTCCATCAGCCCGGAGGGAGCCCAGGATCTGGCACGTGCTCTCCGCACCAACAGCACCCTGAAGAGCCTGGA CCTGACAGCCAACCTCCTCCACGACCAGGGCGCCCAGGCCGTCGCAGAGGCAGTGAGGGAAAACCGCACCCTCACGTCCCTTCA CCTGCAGTGGAACTTCATCCAGGCCGGCGCTGCCAAGGCCCTGGGACAAGCACTACAGCTCAACACGAGCCTGACCAGCCTCGA TTTACAGGAGAACGCCATCGGGGACGAAGGTGCCTCTGCGGTGGCCAGCGCGCTGAAGGTGAACACAGTCCTCACTGCTCTCTA TCTCCAGGTGGCCTCCATTGGTGCTCCGGGGGCCCAGGCACTCGGGGAGGCCCTGGCTGTGAACAGAACCTTGGAGATTCTAGA CTTAAGAGGAAACACCATCAAGGTGGCCGGAGCCAAAGCCCTGGCGAATGCTCTCAAGGTCAATTCCAGTCTCCGGAGACTCAA TCTTCAAGAGAATTCCTTGGGAATGGAGGGGGCGATATGCGTTGCCACTGCACTGTCTGGAAACCACGGGCTCCAGCACATCAA TCTCCAGGGAAACCACATTGGAGAGTCTGGTGCCAGGATGATCTCAGAGGCTATCAAGACAAATGCTCCCTTGTGCACTGTGGAAATGTGA